From one Staphylococcus kloosii genomic stretch:
- the nhaC gene encoding Na+/H+ antiporter NhaC: MTRKPTFIESISTILVMIVIVVTGFIVFNIPIQALLILSSAYAAWIARRVGLKWTDLEEGITKRLSTAMPALFIILAVGIIVGTWMYSGTVPSLIYYGLEFLNPHYFLVSAFIISAITSVATGTAWGSASTAGISLMAIGTQLNIDSGMAAGAIIAGAVFGDKMSPLSDTTNLAALVTKVNIFNHIRAMMWTTIPASIIGLIVWFFAGMGYKGNTNTSQMKRLLSELAQIYNINFFVWIPIIVIVVCLLCKISTVPAMLASSLSAILVGTFNNHFNIVDGFKASFDGFKDTMLVHSSGLSEKTIALVQQGGMMSMTEIIVTIFTGYAFAGIVEKAGCLDVILEKIAKNINSVGQLILATIIGGIIMVLAAGVASVVIIMVGVLMMDMYNKMDLDRSNLSRTLEDSGTMLIPLIPWGTSGIYYTQQLGVAVDKFFIWTVPCYLCIVFAIIYGFTGIGIKKVNNRSDDKQLPSSNG, encoded by the coding sequence ATGACGAGAAAGCCTACATTTATAGAATCTATTTCAACTATTTTAGTAATGATTGTAATTGTAGTAACAGGATTTATTGTTTTTAATATACCTATTCAGGCATTACTTATCTTATCATCTGCATATGCAGCATGGATTGCTAGGAGAGTCGGTTTAAAGTGGACAGATCTTGAAGAAGGTATTACAAAAAGGCTATCCACAGCGATGCCAGCGTTGTTCATTATATTAGCAGTAGGTATTATTGTTGGTACTTGGATGTATTCAGGGACTGTACCTTCATTAATATATTATGGCTTAGAGTTTCTAAATCCTCACTATTTTTTAGTGTCGGCATTTATTATTAGTGCAATTACATCTGTTGCTACTGGTACGGCTTGGGGTTCAGCTTCTACTGCAGGTATTTCATTAATGGCTATAGGGACACAGTTAAATATTGATAGTGGAATGGCTGCTGGTGCCATTATTGCCGGAGCAGTATTTGGAGACAAAATGTCGCCGTTATCAGATACGACTAATTTGGCAGCACTTGTCACTAAAGTAAATATTTTTAATCATATTAGAGCAATGATGTGGACTACAATTCCAGCATCGATTATAGGTTTAATTGTATGGTTTTTTGCAGGCATGGGTTATAAAGGTAATACGAATACATCACAAATGAAAAGATTATTATCAGAGCTGGCACAAATTTATAATATAAATTTTTTCGTATGGATTCCTATTATCGTTATAGTAGTTTGTTTATTATGTAAGATTTCTACTGTACCAGCGATGTTAGCATCAAGTTTAAGTGCAATTTTGGTCGGTACATTTAACAATCATTTCAATATAGTAGATGGTTTTAAAGCGAGTTTCGATGGTTTTAAAGATACGATGCTAGTGCATAGTAGTGGATTGTCAGAAAAGACTATTGCCCTTGTGCAACAAGGTGGCATGATGAGTATGACTGAAATCATCGTCACTATTTTTACTGGTTATGCTTTTGCTGGAATAGTAGAGAAAGCCGGTTGTTTAGATGTAATTTTAGAAAAAATAGCTAAAAATATTAACTCTGTTGGACAATTAATTTTAGCTACAATTATCGGTGGTATTATTATGGTATTGGCTGCCGGCGTAGCATCTGTAGTTATTATTATGGTCGGTGTATTAATGATGGACATGTACAATAAAATGGATTTAGATCGTTCTAATTTATCACGAACATTAGAAGATTCAGGAACGATGTTAATCCCATTAATTCCATGGGGGACTTCAGGTATTTACTATACACAACAACTAGGTGTTGCCGTCGATAAGTTCTTTATTTGGACAGTCCCATGTTACTTATGTATCGTCTTTGCAATTATTTATGGATTTACAGGTATTGGTATTAAAAAGGTAAACAATCGATCCGATGATAAACAATTACCGTCATCAAACGGTTAA